Sequence from the Collinsella aerofaciens ATCC 25986 genome:
GCCCCGGGCGAGCGCCCAGGGCCTCCGGTTCGGTGTCGATGCAGAGCCGCTACTCTTCCGGCTCTTCGGCAGGCTCTTCGGCTGCCGCGTCCTTGCTTGCGCCGGCCGTCTTGCGCTTGCGGTACGCGAGCGCTCCGCCCGCGCCCGCCGCAGCTGCCAGAGCGATGCCTGCGGCCACGGCGTAGCCGGTGCCGTCGGGGGCGTCGGCCCCGGTCTTGGCGTAGGGCTCCTCGGGCACCTCGGGCGTGTCGGGGTTGTCCACGACGACGCTCTGCTCGGCGGAGTCGATGTCCTCGTGGGTCGCAACGACGTTGCCGGCAGAGTCCAGGACCTTCTCGAAGACGACGAGCTCGTCTCCCTCGGCCAGGCCCTCGGTGTCGAACTCGAAGGTCACCTCGACGGTGCCGGAGGGCGCCTCGGGCTCGAAGGGCGTGCGCGCGGTCACCCCGTTGCCGTCCTTGTCGAGGAACGGATCTCCGGTGCCCTTGTTCATGAGCGTGCCCACGGCGATGTAGGTCTCGCCGGGGACGAGGCCCTTGTAGGCCACCGTGTCGACGACCTTTGCCTTGCCGGCCTCGATGACCTGGTCGCCGTCGGCGGCGTCAGCCGCCTGCGTGCCCACCTCGACGGCGACGTGGACGGTCTGGCCCTCGTCGGAGAGGTCCGCGTGCGACGCCACCTCGGCTCCGTCCTTGCGAAGGCTCTCGAACACGACCAGGTCGCGGCCGCCGAGCAGGCTCGCGTCGAAGGAGATCTCGACGTCCTGGCTGCCCGTCGAGAGCGCGGGCGCGAACTCTGCCTTGGCCTCCACGGGCATGCCCGAGGCGTCGGCCACGGGCTCGCCGGTCGCCTTGTCGACGAGGGTCGCCGAGAGCTCGTACTCCTCGCCGGCCTTCAGGCCCTCGTAGGCGACCGCGTCGACGACCTTGGCCACGGCGTCGGCCGAGACGTCCTTGTCGCCGTCCGCCCCGTCCTTTGCCGTGGTGGAGATGCGCGGGCCCTCCTGGTCGTCGAGGCCCATCCACACGGCCTTTGCGACCGTCGAGTCGCGATCGATCCAGAAGCTCCTCGTGATGAGCTCGAGGCCCTCGTTGGCATCGCAGCGCAGCTCGGTCATGGTGTAGGCGCCGTACGGCAGTGCCGCCAGCGAGTCGTCGACCGGCGCCGAGGAGCCGTCCTCGCCGAGCGAGAACCAGATGCCGGCCTTCGGGTCCATGTCGGCGGCAGCAATCGGGCCCTCATGGCCGAGCAGGGCGTCGTTGGCGTTGGTGTCCCTCGAGTGCCTGTTCCAGCTGCTCGCGGTGGACGCGTCGCCGTTGCGGTCCGTCACCAGCACGTGCGTCTCGCCGGTGGCCGCGTTCTCGATGGCGAACGGGACCATGAGGCCGGCGTTGTCGGACTCGCTCTTCTTGGAGAGCTCGAGGTCGTTGCGCACCACCTGGTCGCGGAACTCGAGCGCGGCGCCGTCCGCGGAGGCGCTCACGATCTCGCCGCCGGTGCGGACCTCGAAGGTGCGGGGCTCGCCGTCGGTTAGCAGGTAGCTCCCGTTCGTCGCCGTCTCCCGCACGTCGTAGGTTCCGTACGGCAGTGCGTTGGCCGCGGTCTGCGCGGTGTAGGCGCCGGCCTCGTCGTTCCATGCGGTGGTCAGCGTGGCCACGGCTTCGCCCGGCTCGCGCCATTCGCCGTCGACGAGGACCTTGTGCGCCGAGCGGTTCGTGACGGTGAACTCGATTCCGTCGAGGCCGGGGTGCTCGCCAGGCGCCTCCTTGTGGCCGCTGCCCGCGAGCGCCTCGGACGCCTGCAGCTCCTTGTCGGACTTGGTCACCTGCACGCCGCCGCGGAAGACCTCGTCGGTCACGGGGTCGCCCGTGAGGTCGCGCACCTCGTCGGCCTTCACGGTGAACGTGACGGAGGCGTCGCTGGCGTCGTAGCCCTCGGGCGCGCCGGACTCGACGATGCGGTAATTGCCTGCGGGAAGTGCGTCGGCGCCGGTCGCGGCGACGTGCGACCCGTCCTCGGGCGCGGTCTTGATCGTGGCGCACGCCTCGCCGTCGGCGTAGTACTTGCCGCCGACCAGCACGTAGCGGCCGGTCTCGTTAACGACGGAGAAGCTCGCGCCGTCGAGCGAGGCGTCGCCCTGGGGCTCCGCGCCCGCCTCGGAGTCCTCTTTGGCGACCTTGACGCCGCCTGCGGACCAGCTGAAGCTCACGAGCGTCTGGGAGCCGCCGCCGGTCCTGACGCAGAACGCCTCGAACCCGGCGGAGACCTTGCCGGCGCCCGCCTTCATCTTGGCGAAGGTCCCGCCGATCAGCTCGGATTTCGCCCAGGAGGCGAACTCGGCGCTCGTGCCGTGCGTGGCAGCTGACTCGGACCCAGAGTAGGCGTAGGCGATGAGCACATGGCTCGCCGCGGCGTACTTCGCGTCGTCCCAGCCGCCGCCGTCGTACCAGCTGCCCGGGAACATCGACGCGTCGAAGCCGGGAGAGCCGAACGAGTACCAGATCGCCGCTGTCACGTCGGCGTTCGGCACGGGGCTCGTCGAGTAGGAGCCCGGCGCGGGCGTCGGGGACGAGGGCTCGGCGCAGTAGGCGATGTTCCCGTCGGCGCTCATCCACGTGGTGGCGAAGCCGCCGTAGGGGATCTTGCCGCCGATGGACACGTCTACCGTGCTCGGCGCGGCGTAGGCGGGCGAGGCCGCCACGGAGGCGAGCAGCGCCCCCGCCGCCAGGATGAGCGCCATGGCGCATCGGAGGAGCTTTTCCTGCAGGGTGCAGTCTTTCGCTGCGTTCATCTTTCCGCCTCCCTATCTCTCGACGCTTCGCTCTGCGCGGGGCGCCTCGTGCTCGGCGGCGCGGCTCGCCTGGCGGGCGTGCTCGGCGCGCTCCGCGAGGTAGCGCGAGCGCCCTGCGTCAACGGCCTCCTTGAGCTGCGCCGGCATGACCTTCACGGTGTCCTTGACCGCGCGGCCGTCCTCGTCGAGCTCGGGCTGGCCGTCCGGGCCCATCACCGTCTTCCTCAGCCACACCTCGCGGTTCGCGAGCAGCGGTATGTCTCGGAAGTCGGCCCCCTTGAAGCGGCTCTCGTTCACGAACATGGGGCTGAACTCGTAGCCTCCCACGTCCACGCCGTCGACGACGGTGCCCTTGGGAAGGGTCGCCGAGTTGAAGGTCCTGGCCTCGCCGGTCGCGCGGTCGGTGTACTCGATTCCCTCGCGCACGAAGCTCTTGTGCAGCGAGAGGTACACGTTCTTCCTCTCTTCCATGTCTTTCCTCCTTTTCGTCGTTCGTCTGTGCTTGTCTTCTTCCGCCGGGACGCGTGCCCCGGCGCGGCGCCCCTATCTCATGGCGACCGCCTCCTTCCTCGCTTTTCCGTTAGAAGCCGCTCACGATGTCGCGCGCCCAGGAGCCGCTCTTCACGAGGGCCAGGATGAGCAGCACGCACATGGCCAGGTACTGCAGCGCGTAGGTGAGCCCGTTTGCGACCGCGTCGGCCGGGGTGCCCGTCCCGGGGTTCGCCCCGGTGAGCCCGCCGAGCACGAGCGGGAACGATATGAGCAGAACGAGGATGATGACGCCGGCGATGCAGACCGCCCCGAAGCTCTTCAGGTAGCCGAGGCCTATCTGGCGCGTGGCGTCCATGCCGAGGAACGCCAGCGGGATCGGGGCGAACGCGGCCATGATGTAGAGCTGGAGCGCGCGGGCCCAGCAGACCACGAGGGCGATGACGTAGGCTGCCAGCACCACGACCCAGCTGATGAGGCTCACGACGAGCATGGCGATGAGCGACGGGATGTCGTCGTCGGTGGTGACGACTGACACCTCGGGCAGGTCGAGCGCGCCACCGGCGCCGAAGAGCGCCTCGACTCGGTCGATGGCGAGCCCGCAGACCTCGTAGATCGACGCCATCAGGTCGAAGCTGTTCTGTATGAGGAACAGGAACACGGCGAAGAACACGAGGAGGAAGACGACCTCCTTGACGCCGGGGAGGCTCTGGCTGCCGTCCATGCGCTGGGAGATCTCGATGAGCTTCAGGGTGAAGACCAGGCCGAGCACCCCGCACCCGATCGGCAGGATGGCCACCTGCCACACGCCGCGGGCGACGTCGTGCATGGTCAGGTCGCTCGAGCTCGTGAGCATGTGCGCGAAGTCGGCCGAGAGGATCCCGTTCGCGCCGATCGACCCGAGCACGCCCGTCTGCGCCTTGAACATCCAGTTGCAGCAGTCGCGCAGAAGGCCGCACAGCCACTCGTTGACGTCCCCGGCGATGTCGGCGTATGCCGGCTGCGCTGGGACGAGCAGGAGCGCGCAGAGGGCGAAGGCGGTCGCGGCGGAGATGGCGAAGACCCTTCGGCGTCGCGATTCAAGCGCCCGCACGGCTACATCGCCTCCAGCGAGCCGCCGCGCGAGACCACGGTGACCACCGTCGAGGCGGGGTCGTCGAGCGTGAAGGTCGTCGACGCGACGTTCCCGGCGTAGTCGAGCCACACCTCCTTGTCCCAGGTGGCTCCCGTCGCCTGCGGGGACACCTTCGCCGCCTTCCCGGCGACGGCCTCCTCGATGGAGGCGGCGTCTGCGCCCAGCGCCTCGGAGAGGCGGTCGTCGGTGCCGGTCACGGAGAACGCTCCGTCTTGCGCCTTCTGGGGCGCGTAGGCCTGCGCCAGGAGGTCGCAGGCCAGGGTGCGGTTGTCCCCGTCGCCCGAGACCTGGATGAGCGACAGGCCTCCCGCCTTGTCGCCGGTTCCCTTGACGTCGATGGGCACGCTGAGCACGCCGCCGGCCTCGGAGGGCTCCTCGGCGGAGAAGAACCAGGCGCGCTCGGTGCCGCCTGAGCTCTC
This genomic interval carries:
- a CDS encoding conjugal transfer protein TrbL, encoding MRALESRRRRVFAISAATAFALCALLLVPAQPAYADIAGDVNEWLCGLLRDCCNWMFKAQTGVLGSIGANGILSADFAHMLTSSSDLTMHDVARGVWQVAILPIGCGVLGLVFTLKLIEISQRMDGSQSLPGVKEVVFLLVFFAVFLFLIQNSFDLMASIYEVCGLAIDRVEALFGAGGALDLPEVSVVTTDDDIPSLIAMLVVSLISWVVVLAAYVIALVVCWARALQLYIMAAFAPIPLAFLGMDATRQIGLGYLKSFGAVCIAGVIILVLLISFPLVLGGLTGANPGTGTPADAVANGLTYALQYLAMCVLLILALVKSGSWARDIVSGF
- a CDS encoding VaFE repeat-containing surface-anchored protein, coding for MNAAKDCTLQEKLLRCAMALILAAGALLASVAASPAYAAPSTVDVSIGGKIPYGGFATTWMSADGNIAYCAEPSSPTPAPGSYSTSPVPNADVTAAIWYSFGSPGFDASMFPGSWYDGGGWDDAKYAAASHVLIAYAYSGSESAATHGTSAEFASWAKSELIGGTFAKMKAGAGKVSAGFEAFCVRTGGGSQTLVSFSWSAGGVKVAKEDSEAGAEPQGDASLDGASFSVVNETGRYVLVGGKYYADGEACATIKTAPEDGSHVAATGADALPAGNYRIVESGAPEGYDASDASVTFTVKADEVRDLTGDPVTDEVFRGGVQVTKSDKELQASEALAGSGHKEAPGEHPGLDGIEFTVTNRSAHKVLVDGEWREPGEAVATLTTAWNDEAGAYTAQTAANALPYGTYDVRETATNGSYLLTDGEPRTFEVRTGGEIVSASADGAALEFRDQVVRNDLELSKKSESDNAGLMVPFAIENAATGETHVLVTDRNGDASTASSWNRHSRDTNANDALLGHEGPIAAADMDPKAGIWFSLGEDGSSAPVDDSLAALPYGAYTMTELRCDANEGLELITRSFWIDRDSTVAKAVWMGLDDQEGPRISTTAKDGADGDKDVSADAVAKVVDAVAYEGLKAGEEYELSATLVDKATGEPVADASGMPVEAKAEFAPALSTGSQDVEISFDASLLGGRDLVVFESLRKDGAEVASHADLSDEGQTVHVAVEVGTQAADAADGDQVIEAGKAKVVDTVAYKGLVPGETYIAVGTLMNKGTGDPFLDKDGNGVTARTPFEPEAPSGTVEVTFEFDTEGLAEGDELVVFEKVLDSAGNVVATHEDIDSAEQSVVVDNPDTPEVPEEPYAKTGADAPDGTGYAVAAGIALAAAAGAGGALAYRKRKTAGASKDAAAEEPAEEPEE